The sequence ATATCGGGAAGCTTGCACTCATCAATGTCTGAAGGAAGAGTCAACACTTTTGCGAGTTAACAAATTTGTAAGAGTGACAATTAATTGAAAGTATGTCTATAATTCGCAAAAAAGTGAGTAGTAGCTGGTAGGACTATGTACCTTGGCATCCGTGAGTGATGTAAGGGTTGCCAGCATAATATTCAGAACACCTGCAGATATAGCCAGGAGTAACTGTAGCGTTGACACAAGAGCTGTTGCCGCTGACGCAAGCGTAGTCGGGAGGCCGCGGCTGACCTTCCGCCGGACAAGAAGTATTCCCGGCAGCAAAATCAAGCACGAGGGGAACGCCCTGGGGGTTCTTCTTTAGTAGCGTCTTGTTACCGTACAAGTCGGGCGTGGAGAAGTTGTACCATGACTTCTCCACCATCATGGCGTAGGAGCACGGCTTGGTTTCCAACTCGTAGCTG comes from Triticum dicoccoides isolate Atlit2015 ecotype Zavitan unplaced genomic scaffold, WEW_v2.0 scaffold222163, whole genome shotgun sequence and encodes:
- the LOC119345290 gene encoding wall-associated receptor kinase 1-like, producing MPHSYELETKPCSYAMMVEKSWYNFSTPDLYGNKTLLKKNPQGVPLVLDFAAGNTSCPAEGQPRPPDYACVSGNSSCVNATVTPGYICRCSEYYAGNPYITHGCQDIDECKLPDICANGGVCKNKPGGFDCPCKFGMKNDGKGGNCAHVFTTAAKATV